In Triplophysa rosa linkage group LG2, Trosa_1v2, whole genome shotgun sequence, the genomic window agtcgcgcatgcgcattgcgcaacattctatgggtcctgtaagaacgaacgactcaaacccgaagactcgggaggtgaactaatcaattctctttccggctctgactgcattggtttagcttacgaagctgtcacgtgatgaacgaacgagtcaaacccgaggacttgtcagataagaggtgtggtgagctaatcataaactaaagacccaggtaaacaatgaattaatcttttctgtttcttataacgttatagttttgtgttgtttgtaacgtgatcaacgtttgcataagtagtagatgtgttaggaaagtaacatgttacatttgaattatattttgctaaaatgaacgaaatgaaacGATATCACTcaaaaaaagattcgttcattttgctgaacgagactcaaaggtccgagtcagtaaaatgatccgaacttccctcATCAgccacgttgtgtgtgtaagcCGAtggtgtgcgtttgtgtgtgtcagactCGGCGCGTGTGGGAGAGAGGCTGCAGTCAGCGTCGTGTACAACAGCGTCAACAGCGAATTTTAAACGTCAGTTACTGAATTCCTATTATTATATTTCCAGGACAAAACATTCGGGGCTAGATTACAAACAATCGGGGCTAAGCtgaattcttctcaaagctgcTTCCGTTTTTATTTCAACCACAACTACACAACATGCATAGAAAGTCTTGAATTCATCTTTCAATATGTTTGAATAAAAGATGAAGATGACAAATTCCCAAAGGCGGTCTTGtgcttaaaggagtcattcgccggaagtacgtgtttttctgtgtctttggtgtgttataagttgcccatgcatgtattagacatgtgaaattgcaaaaatttaagtgtcggaacaaaagatgtattttatctagaagcgaatgctcacccagacctgcctgaaacacctcgtgtaaccacacccccacaaatctacgtcagctcgtggagtgatttgactaaaaccgcccaaatgtatacgcaagtaaggtgggcgtacctgtcagtacaattgctttgaaacctgatgttccgaacatggtcagaggcgttacatttccctcacacaattgcagtattccaccaatcactacgcaatagtgaactggccaatcatagcacacctcgcttttcagagccatgagctttgtaaaatatcctcgcgtttcagagaggcggggctaagaggagatacaaacatgcacggtatgtggaaaatacagcgttttttatccttaaatcgtgtttacacattgtaatacatctaaagcaaacaataatattcgttttagccgagtaaaatgacccctttaagatgccCTTGTGTGCAATACCACCACTGGTCGCCAGAGGCAGCGCCTGAACTTCTATAGAATAAAACGCGCTTttcataaaaacacttttactatttttcattttattgtatatttatttgatgCATTCAAAGAAATATGgaggaaaacaaaccaaaaatatgtctcagatttattttttatgctcATAAATATGGTGGAATATGTAACAAATGAtcggtttatttgtttttccgttttgaaaacaaaaacaaataaacgaaTTATCCGAAGGTACACCGACCGACATAAATTTGTTATTCCTAAATGTGGAAAatggtgaaaataaaaaatgagtcaCAATGTCTAATCATTTAGTTTCTGTCGTGTTTATGGCTTTTCACTCTTAAAGCGTTCTCTCTATAGGCAAAATCAACAAAGTCTTCATATCTCATCTCCATGGCGATCATGTCTTTGGTCTTCCTGGATTACTGTGCACCATCAGTCTGAACTTGAACCCTCAGCCGGATCAGCCTGTGTCCTGCGTGGACATTTACGGCCCGCGAGGATTAAAGCTCTTCTTGCGTGTGGCGTTGACGCTGTCGAGCTCTCAGCTGCTGTTCCCGTATGCTGTTCATGAGCTGGAGACATCAGATGACCAGTGTCCTGAGGAGGGACGTCTCAGTCCCGCGCTGACCACGAGCGGTGATGCGCTTCACCCGCAGGAGCGGCCTGGCAGAACCATACAGCTGGAGCCCGACACTGACTGTTATAACCTCATTGACGACAAACAGTTTGTGGTGAAGGCCTTCAGGTTATATCACAGAGTTTCATCGTTCGGGTTCTCCGTGGACGAGAAAGAACGTCCAGGACGCCTCAACACTGACCTGCTGAAAGAACTAGGTAACTCATTCAAAGgtcaaaatgtttttcttaaagAAGTCATGAGATTTGAGCGAAACTTTGCCTCTTGCAGGTTTAAAGCCGGGACCTCTCTATGGACGTCTGAAGAACGGAGAATCCGTCACGCTCGAGAACGGGCGCGTATTAACCGCCGGTGAGGTGCTGGAGCCGCCTCTGAAGGGCCGCAAAGTTTGCGTGTTTGGGGACTGTAGTGCGCCGTTGGGGGAGGGGTTTAAAAGGGCGTGTCAGGGAGCCGACGTGCTAGTGCACGAGGCCACGCTGGAGGATGGGCAGCGCGATAAGGCCCTTGAACATGGGCACAGTACGCCTGGCATGGCTGCTGGGGTGGCGCTGGCCTGCGGGGCTCGAACCCTGGTGCTTCACCACTTCAGTCAACGCTACAAACCTGAAGCGCTGCGACGGGACGGAGAGGATGACGTAACGGAGCTCAGGTGCCAGGCGGAGCGTGTGCTGCAGGGGTCAGGGACACAGGTCGTTCTGGCCGAAGACTTTCTCATGCTGCCTATAGCACTGAAAAGGAATTTGTAGGATGCTCATAGTcatgttttaatatgtttttagtaaataaAATTTTAGCACGTTATGGAGTGTTGATTCAGAGTTGAATGACTTTTGACCAGCGGTATTGGCTCTTTTATGATCCACATTGCAGCTTGTTTATGTTAAGAACCAACGGCTTAAACAGCAAACTGTCTGACTGACATAAGAAACAACACGCAGCAAAAAAACTTTCATGTGCTTTATAGGGATGGGTTTATGTGTCATAGATTGTAACTTACCACAATAGTGTGTACTCGTATTAAAAATACGAATTCTAGTGGTTTCTATtacaaatacaattataaactgTCAGCCGtataaagtccccgtgaaccggaagttgcgatcggtTTCGCTTTCGTATGATGACGCATTTCCGactgaaatggaatttctaatgagaaaaacagtgggcgtggctatcgtctttctctgcgatttaattggatgtataaaacatccattgcattttgaaaaggcactggcagcagactgacagttgaaggggaagagttaacggatgctccgccaaAGCCGTCTAaactaagatggatagtcattacaggaaggaagtgcattttcagattttaactcaaGATTATGACGGCActagaattttaaaaagagaatgacccacattgataaactatttacagtaaacgctgcaatatttcatgaaaaattaggtattgtcatatttttatttcactgggactttaacatcaAAAACGTTTTAAATGTCTTTATGAGGTGCGTTTTGAGTCTTATTTTAGGAGGATTTAATGTTGGTAGCCTAcattacaagtaacgttacatACCCACAGACACCACCaatacagtttccattaaaaccaattccCACTATATAACCATTACATTCGTTAGAATTTAACTGATGGTTCCTGTTGTTTTCTTCAGCTGGGacacaattataaaaaaatgcgTAAGAATGTtcagaatttatttttgttagcaTGTAAATCAGCCTTCTAGCTCACGAGCAGCCTGTGTGGGCGGGGCCTAATCGTGCATCCAGACTGGCGTCTCTCTGGCGACGAGTTCGTCACTACGTTTACGCAAAGAAGGGGCCCGTTGCCTTTGCGCCATGAATCGTGAGTGTTTCCCTTCTTATCTTTGTTTTTActctttatttttatcatttatgtcTTTACTATAGTACTAATATAAACGCTTTATTCGTACGTTATATGAGaacgtgtgcgtgcgtgagttAGCCAGCTAGCCCGTTAGCCTCACGGTGAAGTCCGTGTATTGTCACAGAGTGAAATGTGATTTATTATTGCTCGGTAAGTTATGATATTTCACTGTGTTTTATAACGATTATGACTCATATAATGTCCTCTCAATGTGTATCTAATGTATTTATAGCTCAGGATGAGTTCATTGGGTTGGTATGTGCGTCCATCATTACTTTGTCTttgccaaaaaaacaaaatgctaaTTAAACATATGAATCACGTGAAATTTGtctttgtataaaataattcaattgCGCTGTCTGTCAAATGTAATGTTATTTGCTtcagtacagtatacaactgTACATCtgttaacatttatgcatttggcagctGCTTTCATGCTTTCGCTTCACTTTTATCCTAAATGTTCCCTGGgactcaaacccatgacctcgcAATTCTCTCCTGAGCTACAAAAACACCATTTTTGACCAAAGTATAGTAAGAAAGCTGTAAATGATCTCTTCCCCTCTGTTTTTTTTAGGCTGGTGTGGTGCACGTCTGGTTATACAGGAGTAAAGACGGAAGCTGAGAAGGAGGTTTTAAAGGACACTGATTTGTTTCTTCTCACCTGTGGTTGACTGTGTTCCAGCAGAATGTCTGCCTCCAGCACACCTACCAGTAATGATGCGTGTCTGAGCATCGTTCACAGCCTCATGTGTCACCGGCAGGGAGTAGAGAGCGAGTCCTTTGCCAAGAGAGCCATCGAGAGTTTAGTGAAGAAGCTGAAAGAGAAGAAAGACGAGTTAGACTCTCTGATCTCTGCCATCACTACAAATGGAGCTCACCCTAGTAAATGTGTGACCATACAGCGCACGCTGGACGGTAGACTGCAGGTATGTGATCAAAGAATATGACTTTACTCGTGTATTGTAGTTAAACCAAACCTGATGAATGTACAAGAACAAAAAAAGTGTGTGTTGaaggttattttagttcaaACAtgtctgttcattgaaatcaaatcaaatattaaaaCGATTGGCCTAAAAATGATCTAAACTAAacgaaaaattaaaatgttgcctcagaaataaacctaattagtttaaagcactaaaattataataatgaacaaaaactcaaataaattattcttatatagcaacataaaaaataaacaaatcaattataaaatgacaagagcatataccaaaattgccaAAACTTGAACTAgaattaacattaaaactaaaaatcgaaaaataaaagctaatttaaaatatgaataaaactaaaaacaaattttgtaacattattctttttgagtttacatctttttttttgaTATTATTGGTTGATGTTAAAGTTCAGGCATTGCTTTAGGCTACTGTCGCACGTTGTGTAACATTAGGTAACAAAATTACATCATCTTAACACCCTTATGTAATCAGGAGAGATTCATgtaataggcccttttcacaataacgtcacttaacttccgccttttcgcaaagcagtgtatcataacatccgtcttgcaacaaacaagaagaagaactacttccgttttgccgtcgcgctggaatataacaaaagtggaaaaaaaacagacagaacgcgtattcaagtacttatcctagcaccttcgctaacacaaaaagaaaacaaaacacttaccttcataatcaaacaggtactgttcaacgaagaatttgtatcctttctctagctttgatcttgtcgttagcgaaaatttgtctgcaagacgttgtaacATCATCTAGAAGtgtttgtggcagatgtgcaagggacttggtaaactacattctgaggcgctagcggaggTAActacttcttgagttttactggcggttggcaaaccagcttataggtgcattaccgccacctggtgaactggagtgctagcggaagtaacgatacactgcttcacgGCAGagcggaagatgcgtgacgtcatgtgaaaagggcctattaaGATTACAGTAATTAATAGCAAACAAATGTTCATTGAAAAAGAAGTGTTGATGTTATTGAGTACATGGAGGGTGAACTTGACTTTCAGCCTCCACATCCCGGTCAAAAAGCTCCTCAAACTGAGTGCGGTGATGTCCAGGAGAGGAATGCTTACCCACAATCCACTGCAAACTCACAAACAGACACTCTACTTTATTCTACATTCCTTGTTTTGACACCGTTGCGCTGTGTTTAcgtgtaaatgtgtttgttagGTTGCTGGTCGTAAAGGATTTCCTCACGTCATATACGCACGACTGTGGCGATGGCCGGACCTGCACAAGAATGAACTCAAGCACGTGAAATACTGTCAGTTTGCCTTCGACCTGAAGTGTGACAACGTGTGTGTGAACCCGTACCACTACGAGAGGGTCGTGTCTCCCAGCATCGGTAAACCGTTTCACGCCTTTATCTGCATCATCCTGCACGAAATTAAGTTGTATTTAGATGATGGGATAGGTCATGGCTGTTTCACTTAACTGAACGGTCCAACTTCTTTGACATCTTTAGATCTGTCCGTGCTTTCTCTGGGAGGACCGGGTGAGTACATCCCACATGGTCTTTTGTAACTTAATTGATATTTTACTACTTTTATGTCCCTCGTATCGCTCCTCGGTGTCTTTTCGTTCACATAAATCGCATGATTTCAGTTGATTGGTAGATAGATGAATACGTCACGCTGCGTGTGTTCACGTAGGGCCGAGTGGAGAGCTCATAGTAAAGGACGAATTTGAGGGTCAGTCCTCACATTCTGCTGCTGGCGGAGGACACGGCATTCAAACCATCCAGCATGCTGCCGCCCCCAATGCCCTGACTGACGCTTTCAACAGCCCCGTCCTCCTGCCTCCGCCTGACTCGGCAAGCTCCGCCTCCACCTTGGCTTTCACCAGTATGGCTGCCGGTCCACCTAGTAAGTCACGATTTTCCGCCTTTGTACAAAGTATGTGGTTGCATTCTATTTATTTCTTATGTGATATAGTTTCAGTTCGTGAGATGAATGTTTCATATTTGCACGTCTGTTTGTGTTAGATGCTCCAAGCTCATGGCCCAGAGGGAGCAGTTTCCCTCCCAGCATCCCGCATCAGAACGGCCACCTACAACATCACCCACCTCTGCCTCACACGGGCCAGTACTGTGAGTCGCCGTTATCTGTCACTCTGACATCACTGCCCGCTGTCATTTCAACTGGACGTTTCTCTTTTTCAGGGTCGGTTCATAATGAGCTGGCGTTCCAACCACCCGTATCCAGCCACCCAGGTGAGGGTTGGGTCACAattcacactaaactgaaatgCATGCTGTGAGATGAATCATGATGGACGTTAAATCACAGTGTTTTTTTTGGTTGGCATGCATGCGTTCACACAGTTAATACTGCGGTACGTGACAGTTCTGTCATGCTTATGCTCCGCGTGTCTCTCAGCTCCGGATTACTGGTGCTCTATTGCGTATTTCGAGATGGACATTCAGGTGGGCGAGATGTTTAAAGTGCCCTCCAACTGTCCCGTCGTGACGGTGGACGGTTACGTGGACCCATCGGGTGGAGATCGCTTCTGTCTCGGCCAGCTGAGCAACGTTCACCGCACGGAAGCCATCGAGAGAGCCAGGCAGGAATATATTTCAGAACATGTCATTCTGTTGACTCCAATGAAATGTCCCTTTTGATTAGGACTAAAGTCttcacctctctctctgtctccggAAGGCTTCATATCGGTAAAGGGGTTGAGCTGGAGTGTAAGGGCGAGGGGGACGTGTGGGTTCGCTGTCTCAGTGGTCATGCTGTGTTTGTTCAGAGTTATTATTTGGACCGTGAGGCCGGACGAGCTCCGGGTGATGCTGTACATAAAATTTACCCCAGTGCCTACATAAAGGTAACGCAAACACCGTTTCAGTCGTGTGTTTACAGCCGCCGTCACTGAGAAACAATACCGTGAAATGACACGTTCTTTGTAAATTCTAGAAATGTGCTAGAAAATATAGTTTCACttcattcacattttaaatgtatgaatgtgtgagcattatataaaatatcctactaaagaaaaaaagtaaaaataacacaaaaaaatcactaaatatATGTCTTCACTACATACGTtgcatttaaaattttaaattgtCTTATCGTTCAATAAATATCGTTCAATGAATATTGAAGCAGCACATTTGCTTGTCAGAAATCAAACCTGACATCTGTGTTCTGTGTCTGCAGGTGTTTGATTTGCGTCAGTGTCATCGGCAGATGCAGCAGCAGGCAAGTACGGCTCAGGCTGCGGTGGCTGCGCAGGCGGCTGCGGTGGCAGGGAATATTCTGGGTCCAGGATCAGTGGGGGGCATCGCTCCTGCTATCAGTGAGTCTCAGTAACTAgtcacacccaacactgacaacGACTAAGTAATTAGtcactttaatttaattacttttcccttgtaAAAgaaaagtaagggattactctaattttttctTAAAGTTACTTCTACTTCTTgaaatagtggaattgacatcaaaattcaaagtctcacatttgtaatactttggtcagttaataatactactttacgtagttttatattatttgtttgaatgaattaaaagagccgtttcatgtctatccttgaatcgctgaactaatcaaggttgatgtaggatatagaaagtaattagtaatcagtaatgaaatactttttggagagagtaacttgtacagtaatgtaattacactattgaatatgtcattagtaactagtaatgaattactttttagagtaacttgcccaacactggtcattGTATGATAAAAAGGGTCTTGGTGTGATGTTAACACAATCCCGTTCCGTTTTCAGGTCTGTCTGCTGCGGCGGGCATTGGTGTGGACGACCTGCGGCGTCTCTGCATCCTACGCATGAGTTTCGTGAAGGGCTGGGGTCCGGATTACCCCCGCCAGGGCATCAAAGAGACGCCGTGTTGGATCGAGATTCATCTGCATCGGGCTCTCCAGCTCCTGGATGAGGTTCTGCACACCATGCCCATAGCTGACCCACAACCTCTGGACTGATGCTAAAACCTTTATAACTTTCCCCAGTTATGACCTCTGACCCTACCCATGACAGATTTGTCACGCCTCTTTATATGCATCACACTGTTGAAAACCAGCAATACAACAACACTCTAATCCCGTTACATCAGACAGGACTGTTTCTCAAACCACTGCGAAATGACACTTTAAACACTTAAGACTTTTGTGTTTGATGTTCAAACAATCTTGGAAGacttttatattgcatttcatcAAGATTTGTCTTAACATACAGTGGTGTCACTCCTCTTAATCAGCTTTCAATCATGAAACATAAGGTCAGTGAATTTcagcatactgtaaataatttgtGCGATGGATTATGGAAGTAAAGGGACAATTTATGTACAACAGGCGTCACCATCAGTTTACACAGAAATTCTTTGCATTGTGTACATGGTCAGAATGttgttctttgtgtttttactcttttactttatttttgtaaagcTAATGTTCACTTGTTTGTATCAAAATGTATTGTATGCTTGTACTTTATGACTGCATAAGGGctttgtctcaatat contains:
- the smad4b gene encoding mothers against decapentaplegic homolog 4, with amino-acid sequence MSASSTPTSNDACLSIVHSLMCHRQGVESESFAKRAIESLVKKLKEKKDELDSLISAITTNGAHPSKCVTIQRTLDGRLQVAGRKGFPHVIYARLWRWPDLHKNELKHVKYCQFAFDLKCDNVCVNPYHYERVVSPSIDLSVLSLGGPGPSGELIVKDEFEGQSSHSAAGGGHGIQTIQHAAAPNALTDAFNSPVLLPPPDSASSASTLAFTSMAAGPPNAPSSWPRGSSFPPSIPHQNGHLQHHPPLPHTGQYWSVHNELAFQPPVSSHPAPDYWCSIAYFEMDIQVGEMFKVPSNCPVVTVDGYVDPSGGDRFCLGQLSNVHRTEAIERARLHIGKGVELECKGEGDVWVRCLSGHAVFVQSYYLDREAGRAPGDAVHKIYPSAYIKVFDLRQCHRQMQQQASTAQAAVAAQAAAVAGNILGPGSVGGIAPAISLSAAAGIGVDDLRRLCILRMSFVKGWGPDYPRQGIKETPCWIEIHLHRALQLLDEVLHTMPIADPQPLD